GAAAAGATCGAAAACTTTAACTTGATGCTGCAGGCGGCGCTGCAGTCGGAAGGCAAGGTCGGTTTAAAGATGAACCTGCCGAAAGAGAAACTCGACGGCTTGATGTCGCAGCTGCCGGCGATGAAAAAGCCGACCGTTTCGTACCTTTACGGTGAGGATTGGGTGGCTGTCGAGATCGTTGTCGACGAGAACAGCGTGCGTCGACTGATTCCGGCGCTCAAACGCGCCGGGGCGCAGGACATCATCGAATATCCCCTCAACAAAGTCGTTTATTAGGCGGCCGCTATGGAGATTATCACCGGAGAGCAGATTGCAGGATTTCTGGCGCGTTTCGAATCTCGGCGCAGCGGCGTCGCCGATGAGGTGGAAAGACGGGTCACGGCGATTCTGACGGCTGTGAAGCAGGAGGGGGATGCGGCGCTTTTCGAATTCGGCAAACGATTCGACGGCGTCGATTATCACCGCTTTCCTTTGCAGATTGCGGTGGAAGAGCTGGAGCAGGCGCATCGCTCGACGGACCCGCAATTATTGGCGGTCATTCGCGAAGCGCGCGACAACATTCGCCGCTTTCACGAGCGCGGCATGCCGCAATCATGGCTGACGTGGGAGCAAGACGGCGTCGTATTGGGACAGCGGGTGTTGCCGCTGGAACGCGTCGGCATCTACGTGCCGGGCGGCCGCGCCGCCTATCCCTCCTCGCTGTTGATGGGCGCGGTACCCGCGCAGACGGCCGGCGTCAAAGAGATCGTTGTCGCTACGCCGTGCAACACACAGGGAAAGACCAACGCCTTGATTTTGGCGACGGCTTTTGAGCTCGGCATCCGTCATGTCTTTCGCATCGGCGGCGCGCAGGCGATTGCGGCGTTGGCGTACGGCACGCAGAGTGTGCCGCGCGTCGACAAGATCGTCGGCCCGGGCAATATTTACGTCGCCACGGCCAAAAAAATGCTCTACGGCCAATGCGGCATCGACATGGTTGCCGGCCCCAGCGAGGTGCTGATCATTGCGGATGATTCGGCGGATCCTTGTTTCGTCGCCGCCGACCTGCTGGCTCAGGCTGAACACGACCCTCTGGCCTCGGCGGTTTTGGTGACCGACTCGGCCGTTCTCGCCGAGCAGACGGCCGCCGAGATCGATCGTCAATGCGCTCGGCTCAGCCGCAAAGCCGTAGTCAATGAAGCGCTGAGACAATACGGCGGCATCATCCTGTGCCGATCGCTGGAGGAATGCGCCGAGATCAGCAACCGCCTGGCGCCGGAGCATTTGGGTCTGCATGTCGAAAAACCATGGGAGCTTTTGCCCTTGATCCGTCATGCCGGAGCGATCTTTCTCGGCCATTATTCGCCCGAAGCGGTCGGCGACTATTGGGCAGGCCCCAATCATGTCCTGCCCACCAACGGCTCGGCGCGCTTTTTTTCGCCTTTGCGAGTCGAAGATTTTGTCAAAACCAGCAGTCTGGTTGCTTATTCTGCGGAGGCGCTGCGAAAGCACGGTGAAAAGATCGAACGCTTTGCCCTTGCCGAGGGCTTGGATGCGCACGCTGCAGCAGTTCGGCGGAGGCTGACGTGAGTTCCTGGTTCAAAGCGGCGGTTCTTTCCATGCCGGGCTATGTTTCGCCGCCGCAACAAAATTTCCGCGTCAAACTCAATCAAAACGAGAGTCCATTCGACGTCCCGATGAAAATCAAGCGGGAATTGGCGGAAAAAGCGGTCGAGTTATCCTGGAACCGCTATCCGGTCAATGAATCGCCGCTTCTTGCGCAAAAACTAGGCGAGCGGCATGGGCTCGGCGCCGAGAATATTTTGCTGGGAAACGGCTCCAACCAGCTGTTTCAAACTCTGCTCACCGCAGCGCTAGAGCCGAACGAGACGGTCGTTTATACCGTGCCGACCTTTTCATTGTACGAGCTCTATACGGCCGTTTACGGCGGCCGTTCCATAACGGTGCCCAAGCCGCCGGGCGAACCTTATCCGCTCGATCGCGTACTCGAGGCGATTCGCCGCCTGCGACCCAAACTGGTCTACCTTTGCTCGCCCAACAATCCCACCGGCGAGGAGATCGAACTCGCGCATGTTCGAGAGATTTGCTTTGCTGCGGAAGGCTTGGTGCTGTTCGATGAGGCTTATGCCGAGTTTACCGATCAAACCGCCGTGGACCTGCTGCCGGTCTGCCGCAATTTGATCGTTTCGCGGACCTTTTCCAAAGCCTTCAGCTTTGCCGGACTGCGTTTCGGCTATTTCATTGCGGCCGCCGAGGTCATTGCCGAACTGCGCAAAGTCAACCTTCCCTATAATATTAATCTGTTTACCGAAGCTGCGGCGCTGCGGCTGCTCGACAGCGAAAAAGAGATGCTGCAGCGCATCGACTATATTCTTCAAGAGCGCGAACGACTTTATCAGGAGCTGTGTCGATTCAAACAATTGCTCGTTTATCCTTCGAAGGCCAATTTTTTGCTGCTCAAACCGCAGACCAATTTAAATCTTTTTCTCGCTCTCAAGGAGCGCGGCGTTCTGGTGCGCGACGTCGGCAGTTAT
This DNA window, taken from candidate division KSB1 bacterium, encodes the following:
- the hisD gene encoding histidinol dehydrogenase, whose product is MEIITGEQIAGFLARFESRRSGVADEVERRVTAILTAVKQEGDAALFEFGKRFDGVDYHRFPLQIAVEELEQAHRSTDPQLLAVIREARDNIRRFHERGMPQSWLTWEQDGVVLGQRVLPLERVGIYVPGGRAAYPSSLLMGAVPAQTAGVKEIVVATPCNTQGKTNALILATAFELGIRHVFRIGGAQAIAALAYGTQSVPRVDKIVGPGNIYVATAKKMLYGQCGIDMVAGPSEVLIIADDSADPCFVAADLLAQAEHDPLASAVLVTDSAVLAEQTAAEIDRQCARLSRKAVVNEALRQYGGIILCRSLEECAEISNRLAPEHLGLHVEKPWELLPLIRHAGAIFLGHYSPEAVGDYWAGPNHVLPTNGSARFFSPLRVEDFVKTSSLVAYSAEALRKHGEKIERFALAEGLDAHAAAVRRRLT
- the hisC gene encoding histidinol-phosphate transaminase, with protein sequence MSSWFKAAVLSMPGYVSPPQQNFRVKLNQNESPFDVPMKIKRELAEKAVELSWNRYPVNESPLLAQKLGERHGLGAENILLGNGSNQLFQTLLTAALEPNETVVYTVPTFSLYELYTAVYGGRSITVPKPPGEPYPLDRVLEAIRRLRPKLVYLCSPNNPTGEEIELAHVREICFAAEGLVLFDEAYAEFTDQTAVDLLPVCRNLIVSRTFSKAFSFAGLRFGYFIAAAEVIAELRKVNLPYNINLFTEAAALRLLDSEKEMLQRIDYILQERERLYQELCRFKQLLVYPSKANFLLLKPQTNLNLFLALKERGVLVRDVGSYPLLSGCVRVTVGLREENDLFLSVLKSVLEG